In one window of Synechococcus sp. M16CYN DNA:
- a CDS encoding HNH endonuclease signature motif containing protein: MHSRDAVFLDELCPKLRVRKWRQSLHTFTGKSCIYCGQLSESIDHLVPRAKGGLSVTENCVPACLSCNGLKSNADVFEWYRCQRFYDPRRAMAIRAWRCGDLHLALRLLQWTQPNQLYSPLANQRTCFRQPKQRLAK; this comes from the coding sequence ATGCATAGTAGGGATGCAGTTTTTCTTGACGAGCTCTGTCCCAAGTTGCGCGTTCGGAAGTGGCGTCAATCTTTGCATACTTTTACCGGAAAAAGTTGCATTTATTGCGGTCAACTGTCAGAGTCCATCGATCATCTTGTTCCGCGCGCTAAAGGGGGCTTAAGCGTTACCGAAAACTGTGTGCCGGCTTGTCTCTCCTGCAATGGTCTTAAGTCAAATGCCGACGTCTTTGAGTGGTATCGCTGCCAGCGCTTCTATGACCCACGCCGTGCCATGGCTATTCGTGCATGGCGCTGCGGCGATCTGCATCTTGCCTTACGTCTGCTGCAATGGACCCAACCGAATCAGCTATACTCGCCCTTAGCTAATCAGCGAACATGCTTTAGGCAGCCTAAGCAGAGATTAGCGAAGTAG